The Syngnathus typhle isolate RoL2023-S1 ecotype Sweden linkage group LG16, RoL_Styp_1.0, whole genome shotgun sequence genome includes a region encoding these proteins:
- the LOC133169233 gene encoding formin-1-like isoform X2: MSPVMEGTHTVLLLYVPIRELSNISLYFPKHPVPSFKYKSLTPPSAWTRNDHDCGKEDLAVSKQRGQSSNSSGKPLSYQRAKKAAVAELCLRPAEHHQLLADLLSLCRDCANKIKMGNQDGKMRDYVEGPEVDPGGEVVGNSNLSSLEQTATKSRKIKMKGGKNSAKCSPHSQMKTDTSNGTPSFHRPARKSLTKVSTMEEIADTPSSVQESPSSFINVVSNPLLPMEEPFNRDGWDFMEDNRTFDSDVDFSNDFSEYDNEQGFQSASCSLMVGLTRRESGSNLRPVKKFPTESTTVKSTQQLHGESNRREKGARVVVKVQDLEGNVQRRTSPNGSGSSDSYPGTSSNGESRESKRNIHVRVSQGKLAEGLRLPLSHIHELPPLAKPHTKSPSSPATSNGLLSMSPSPKLNHRRVPLSDNDRDSSSNTDEPKFFAEVTDKNGNRRTVVHLDLNLSRRPSNSGKWNSSGNSTTTDDSLLRHDDIWMLDDPQEPLSRVPRPDHLDFLRITPPEDDIIGDTPYYPKLECTTEATSPADSEDRTPGRLQAVWPPPKSKDEEEKVGLKYTEAEHQAALLQLKRECKEDLERMHSDFELELFQLRGEHAVSISNLEGIIAKMQKDRTYNVEGKQTRDVAVSTADDPTIKTWRTVGIQTDRETFIKSPEGEAGGLVQTAGQNFPNKLNLDSIGLNLGIKTASGPAGPAPPPPPLPGSLVPPPPPPPPLPGMTGAVPPPPALHAGGGPPPPPPPPGLPGAGPPPPPPPPGGNPPPPPLMGGFSFRSIFEKPPRKPSIEPACPMKPLYWTRIQVHDDNNKTLWGSLEEPDIIDPKEFEELFSKATTQPMKKPLSDTYEKKAKTKKRIKLLDGKRSQAVGILISSLHLEMKDIQQAVLTVDNSVVDLETIEALYENRATPDELTKIKKHYETSKEDEVKLLDKPEQFLYELSQIPNFAGRAHCIIFRSVFLDTISSIRRKVEIIKSVCKELLECKSVSKVLGLVLAFGNYMNGGNRTRGQADGFTLEILPKLKDVKSRESHISLVDYVVLYYLRNIDSDAGTEKSVYPLLEPQQLLQAAQVKFDDLTKDLRKLKKDLTACEQDVRKVCADSAEQHLQPFKHNMEGFVSTAKKEHSVEEDCFNGAQKSFQEMVKYFEVKPKSGDKEVTPSHVFMLWYEFCNDFKNAWVRQSKNISKERLKEAQEKIQKITDEKRVETKKINGNSLKERLRQKESSVSST, encoded by the exons ATGTCACCCGTCATGGAGGGAACACATACAGTTTTGCTTCTGTATGTGCCCATCCGTGAGCTCAGCAACATCAGCCTTTATTTCCCGAAGCATCCCGTCCCGAGTTTCAAGTACAAAAGCCTCACCCCTCCTTCAGCCTGGACCCGTAATGACCATGACTGTGGAAAGGAGGATCTCGCTGTGTCCAAACAAAGAGGCCAGTCTTCCAACTCCTCGGGCAAACCCCTCAGCTACCAGCGGGCAAAAAAGGCTGCGGTTGCAGAGCTCTGCTTGCGGCCTGCAGAGCACCACCAGTTGTTGGCCGACCTCTTATCCCTATGCAGGGATTGTGccaacaaaatcaaaatgggTAACCAGGACGGGAAAATGCGGGATTACGTCGAGGGGCCGGAGGTTGACCCAGGAGGTGAGGTTGTCGGCAACAGCAACTTAAGTTCTCTTGAGCAAACAGCAACAAAGAGCAGAAAGATAAAGATGAAGGGAGGGAAAAATTCTGCAAAGTGTTCCCCACACAGTCAGATGAAGACAGACACTTCAAATGGAACTCCATCCTTTCATCGTCCTGCTCGGAAAAGTCTAACCAAAGTCTCTACAATGGAGGAGATTGCAGATACACCATCATCTGTCCAAGAATCTCCAAGTTCTTTTATCAATGTAGTCAGTAATCCTCTCCTGCCCATGGAAGAACCCTTCAACCGGGATGGCTGGGACTTTATGGAGGACAACAGGACATTTGACTCAGATGTGGATTTCTCCAATGACTTCTCAGAGTATGACAACGAACAGGGTTTTCAATCAGCCTCCTGCAGCCTGATGGTAGGCCTGACCCGAAGGGAAAGTGGCAGCAACCTTCGACCTGTCAAGAAGTTCCCGACGGAGAGCACGACAGTCAAGTCCACCCAGCAGCTGCACGGTGAAAGCAACCGGAGGGAAAAGGGGGCCCGGGTGGTCGTTAAAGTCCAGGATTTGGAGGGGAATGTGCAACGTCGTACAAGCCCGAATGGGTCAGGGTCTTCTGATTCGTATCCAGGAACCAGCTCAAATGGAGAATCGAGAGAATCAAAGAGAAATATTCATGTTAGGGTCAGTCAAGGGAAGCTTGCTGAGGGGCTACGGTTGCCTCTTTCCCATATTCATGAACTCCCACCCTTAGCTAAACCTCACACTAAGAGCCCATCTTCACCTGCTACCTCCAACGGTCTCCTGAGTATGTCCCCAAGCCCGAAGCTCAACCATCGCAGAGTGCCACTCTCAGACAATGATCGAGACAGCTCCAGCAACACGGACGAGCCCAAATTCTTCGCCGAGGTCACTGACAAGAATGGCAACAGGCGAACCGTCGTGCATCTGGATTTGAATCTCAGTAGACGGCCAAGCAACTCCGGAAAGTGGAATTCTTCTGGCAACTCCACAACCACGG ATGACTCCCTCCTGCGTCATGATGATATTTGGATGCTGGATGACCCCCAGGAGCCCCTGTCCCGTGTTCCCCGCCCCGATCACCTGGATTTCCTACGCATTACACCACCAGAGGATGACATCATCGGGGATACACCTTATTATCCCAAGCTGGAGTGCACG ACGGAGGCCACGTCACCTGCGGACAGTGAGGACCGGACCCCGGGTCGTTTGCAGGCTGTGTGGCCACCACCCAAATCcaaagatgaagaagaaaagGTTGGGCTCAAGTACACAGAGGCAG AGCACCAGGCTGCCCTTCTGCAACTCAAGAGGGAATGCAAGGAAGACTTGGAACGAATGCAC TCTGATTTCGAGCTTGAACTCTTCCAACTTCGCGGCGAGCATGCTGTTTCGATATCAAACCTTGAAGGCATCATTGCCAAGATGCAAAAAGACAGGACCTACAATGTGGAGGGCAAACAAACCCGAGACGTGGCTGTGTCGACTGCAGATGACCCAACAATCAAAACTTGGCGAACTGTGGGGatccagacagacagagagacgtTCATCAAAAGCCCAGAGGGCGAAGCGGGCGGTCTCGTTCAAACAGCCGGCCAGAACTTCCCGAATAAACTTAACTTGGACTCTATCGGACTCAATCTGGGGATTAAAACGGCTTCGGGGCCTGCCGGACCAGCCCCGCCTCCGCCACCCCTGCCAGGCTCTTTGGTACCGCCGCCACCACCTCCACCTCCCCTACCAGGCATGACTGGAGcagtgccgccgccgccagcttTACACGCCGGGGGTGGTCCACCACCACCGCCTCCCCCTCCTGGTCTACCTGGAGCAGGgcctccacctcctccccctcctccaggCGGCaaccccccaccacctccactcaTGGGGGGGTTCAGTTTCAGAAGTATCTTCGAAAAGCCCCCTCGGAAGCCCTCTATCGAGCCTGCCTGTCCCATGAAGCCTCTGTATTGGACCAGGATTCAAGTACATGACGAtaa caACAAGACTTTGTGGGGCTCGCTAGAGGAGCCAGACATCATTGATCCAAAAGAGTTTGAAGAGCTTTTCTCCAAGGCCACAACTCAGCCAATGAAGAAACCTCTGTCGGATACGTATgagaagaaagcaaaaacaaagaag AGAATCAAGCTGCTGGACGGGAAGCGTTCGCAAGCTGTCGGCATCCTTATATCAAGcctgcatttggaaatgaaagacattcagcaag CTGTTCTTACTGTCGATAACTCTGTGGTGGATTTGGAGACCATTGAGGCTTTATATGAAAAT aGGGCTACTCCTGATGAACTGACCAAAATCAAGAAACATTATGAGACTTCCAAAGAGGACGAGGTCAAACTGCTGGACAAACCTGAACA GTTCCTGTATGAGCTCTCCCAGATTCCCAACTTTGCAGGTCGAGCGCACTGCATCATCTTCCGGTCGGTCTTCCTCGACACCATCTCCTCCATCCGCCGAAAGGTGGAGATTATAAAGAGCGTATGCAAA gAATTGCTGGAGTGCAAAAGTGTGAGCAAGGTATTGGGTCTCGTTCTGGCCTTTGGGAATTATATGAATGGTGGCAACAGGACAAGAGGTCAGGCTGACGGTTTTACACTCGAGATCCTCCCCAAATTGAAGGACGTCAAGAGCAGG GAGAGTCACATCAGTCTGGTGGATTACGTGGTTTTGTACTACCTACGAAATATTGATAGC GATGCTGGTACTGAAAAGAGCGTCTACCCCTTGCTGGAACCACAACAATTACTCCAGGCTGCACAGGTCAAATTTGACGATCTAACGAAGGATCTCAGGAAGCTGAAAAAAGATTTGACAG CTTGCGAGCAAGATGTACGGAAGGTGTGTGCTGACTCGGCAGAACAACACCTCCAGCCATTCAAACACAATATGGAAGGATTTGTCTCCACTG CTAAAAAAGAGCATTCTGTGGAAGAGGACTGCTTCAATGGTGCACAGAAAAG TTTCCAGGAAATGGTGAAATACTTTGAGGTGAAACCAAAGTCGGGCGATAAAGAAGTAACCCCAAGTCACGTCTTCATGCTCTGGTACGAGTTCTGCAATGACTTCAAGAACGCTTGGGTACGCCAAAGCAAGAACATCTCCAAGGAGAG GTTGAAGGAAGCTCAAGAAAAAATCCAGAAGATCACAGATGAGAAGCGAGTAGAAACCAAGAAGATCAACGGCAACAGTCTG AAAGAGAGGCTGCGGCAAAAGGAGTCAAGTGTGTCATCCACTTGA
- the LOC133169233 gene encoding formin-like isoform X1, with protein MDMDNPSNISDAQRPKPSSTLISVFNNILTRDKSDMQPAVLTSFKEVSDDEVCQTRNENGLDLSPKDVVDSWETHKESDSPSKGQLSHSLDHDRVIGTRVDTYSDSENEEEGAGLERRSLSKKLLIVRKPTLPGDSKDLSDGDAQRDTTGADIPQFRTHGFKMSPLESFLSADISSRSTILSTSGIFNRGEATSIEDHGSKLTKDREEIDCSRPVPAIILNDHDNTLSGTCEQNDDDRLPRQVTPSSSLEERSKNEETKPTLYSSSDLQQSDKLSPQHSISSKTPSKDTTYSSPNSFQMPALFSGLRVLKKGAVGEERETMSEIKQNEKDADLALLSLKKTVNKTKLLPEQKTSATTKKHLEPKPLSENLRNSPLLNLEVEAGANKKKESEAGVEVAGDKTSHPEIRKTSDLAYDTFRSVFGPKSVKKEKTEPVDLEAVRRKIRNDKESLRSIFERSSKSPSRELKAPTEANTEATSPADSEDRTPGRLQAVWPPPKSKDEEEKVGLKYTEAEHQAALLQLKRECKEDLERMHSDFELELFQLRGEHAVSISNLEGIIAKMQKDRTYNVEGKQTRDVAVSTADDPTIKTWRTVGIQTDRETFIKSPEGEAGGLVQTAGQNFPNKLNLDSIGLNLGIKTASGPAGPAPPPPPLPGSLVPPPPPPPPLPGMTGAVPPPPALHAGGGPPPPPPPPGLPGAGPPPPPPPPGGNPPPPPLMGGFSFRSIFEKPPRKPSIEPACPMKPLYWTRIQVHDDNNKTLWGSLEEPDIIDPKEFEELFSKATTQPMKKPLSDTYEKKAKTKKRIKLLDGKRSQAVGILISSLHLEMKDIQQAVLTVDNSVVDLETIEALYENRATPDELTKIKKHYETSKEDEVKLLDKPEQFLYELSQIPNFAGRAHCIIFRSVFLDTISSIRRKVEIIKSVCKELLECKSVSKVLGLVLAFGNYMNGGNRTRGQADGFTLEILPKLKDVKSRESHISLVDYVVLYYLRNIDSDAGTEKSVYPLLEPQQLLQAAQVKFDDLTKDLRKLKKDLTACEQDVRKVCADSAEQHLQPFKHNMEGFVSTAKKEHSVEEDCFNGAQKSFQEMVKYFEVKPKSGDKEVTPSHVFMLWYEFCNDFKNAWVRQSKNISKERLKEAQEKIQKITDEKRVETKKINGNSLKERLRQKESSVSST; from the exons ATGGACATGGACAATCCGAGTAATATATCTGACGCACAAAGACCAAAGCCCTCTAGTACTTTGATAAGTGTCTTTAACAATATTCTCACTAGGGACAAGTCAGATATGCAACCTGCTGTGTTGACGTCCTTTAAGGAAGTGTCAGATGATGAAGTATGTCAAACTCGAAATGAAAATGGGCTGGATTTGTCTCCAAAGGATGTTGTTGATTCCTGGGAAACTCACAAGGAGTCCGACAGTCCATCTAAAGGACAGTTGTCACACTCGTTAGATCACGACAGAGTGATCGGAACTAGAGTGGATACATATAGTGACTCTGAAAATGaagaggagggggcggggcttgaaCGTAGAAGCCTGTCAAAGAAGTTGTTGATTGTCAGGAAGCCAACCTTACCTGGGGATAGCAAAGATTTAAGTGATGGAGATGCACAGCGAGACACCACTGGAGCAGATATACCACAGTTTCGAACACACGGGTTTAAGATGTCACCTTTGGAATCATTTTTGTCTGCAGACATATCCAGTCGAAGTACTATCTTGTCAACTTCAGGAATATTTAACAGAGGAGAAGCAACAAGCATAGAAGACCACGGAAGTAAACTAACAAAAGACCGTGAAGAAATTGATTGTTCTCGGCCCGTTCCCGCCATCATCCTAAATGATCATGATAATACATTATCTGGAACATGTGAGCAAAATGACGATGATCGACTGCCTCGCCAAGTGACCCCCTCTTCAAGTCTTGAGGAGCGatcaaaaaatgaggaaacaaaaccaacactgtACTCATCAAGTGATCTTCAGCAAAGTGACAAACTTTCCCCCCAGCATTCAATTTCTTCAAAAACTCCATCCAAGGACACAACGTACTCTTCACCCAATTCTTTTCAGATGCCGGCTCTGTTTAGTGGTCTACGGGTACTCAAGAAAGGAGCAGTtggggaagagagagagactatGTCCGAAATCAAGCAGAATGAGAAAGATGCTGACCTGGCATTGCTCAGTTTAAAGAAAACAGTCAACAAAACCAAGCTCCTACCTGAACAGAAGACATCAGCTACAACCAAAAAACACCTCGAGCCTAAACCGCTCTCGGAAAATCTGAGAAACAGTCCGCTACTTAACCTTGAAGTTGAAGCAGGagctaacaaaaaaaaggagTCTGAGGCCGGAGTTGAAGTTGCAGGTGACAAAACCTCCCATCCAGAAATCAGGAAAACCTCCGACTTGGCATATGATACTTTTCGGAGTGTTTTTGGCCCTAAATCtgtcaaaaaggaaaaaactgAACCTGTGGATCTGGAAGCGGTGAGAAGGAAGATTAGGAATGACAAAGAAAGTCTTCGATCTATTTTTGAGAGATCCTCCAAATCTCCCAGCAGGGAACTCAAAGCCCCCACTGAAGCTAAT ACGGAGGCCACGTCACCTGCGGACAGTGAGGACCGGACCCCGGGTCGTTTGCAGGCTGTGTGGCCACCACCCAAATCcaaagatgaagaagaaaagGTTGGGCTCAAGTACACAGAGGCAG AGCACCAGGCTGCCCTTCTGCAACTCAAGAGGGAATGCAAGGAAGACTTGGAACGAATGCAC TCTGATTTCGAGCTTGAACTCTTCCAACTTCGCGGCGAGCATGCTGTTTCGATATCAAACCTTGAAGGCATCATTGCCAAGATGCAAAAAGACAGGACCTACAATGTGGAGGGCAAACAAACCCGAGACGTGGCTGTGTCGACTGCAGATGACCCAACAATCAAAACTTGGCGAACTGTGGGGatccagacagacagagagacgtTCATCAAAAGCCCAGAGGGCGAAGCGGGCGGTCTCGTTCAAACAGCCGGCCAGAACTTCCCGAATAAACTTAACTTGGACTCTATCGGACTCAATCTGGGGATTAAAACGGCTTCGGGGCCTGCCGGACCAGCCCCGCCTCCGCCACCCCTGCCAGGCTCTTTGGTACCGCCGCCACCACCTCCACCTCCCCTACCAGGCATGACTGGAGcagtgccgccgccgccagcttTACACGCCGGGGGTGGTCCACCACCACCGCCTCCCCCTCCTGGTCTACCTGGAGCAGGgcctccacctcctccccctcctccaggCGGCaaccccccaccacctccactcaTGGGGGGGTTCAGTTTCAGAAGTATCTTCGAAAAGCCCCCTCGGAAGCCCTCTATCGAGCCTGCCTGTCCCATGAAGCCTCTGTATTGGACCAGGATTCAAGTACATGACGAtaa caACAAGACTTTGTGGGGCTCGCTAGAGGAGCCAGACATCATTGATCCAAAAGAGTTTGAAGAGCTTTTCTCCAAGGCCACAACTCAGCCAATGAAGAAACCTCTGTCGGATACGTATgagaagaaagcaaaaacaaagaag AGAATCAAGCTGCTGGACGGGAAGCGTTCGCAAGCTGTCGGCATCCTTATATCAAGcctgcatttggaaatgaaagacattcagcaag CTGTTCTTACTGTCGATAACTCTGTGGTGGATTTGGAGACCATTGAGGCTTTATATGAAAAT aGGGCTACTCCTGATGAACTGACCAAAATCAAGAAACATTATGAGACTTCCAAAGAGGACGAGGTCAAACTGCTGGACAAACCTGAACA GTTCCTGTATGAGCTCTCCCAGATTCCCAACTTTGCAGGTCGAGCGCACTGCATCATCTTCCGGTCGGTCTTCCTCGACACCATCTCCTCCATCCGCCGAAAGGTGGAGATTATAAAGAGCGTATGCAAA gAATTGCTGGAGTGCAAAAGTGTGAGCAAGGTATTGGGTCTCGTTCTGGCCTTTGGGAATTATATGAATGGTGGCAACAGGACAAGAGGTCAGGCTGACGGTTTTACACTCGAGATCCTCCCCAAATTGAAGGACGTCAAGAGCAGG GAGAGTCACATCAGTCTGGTGGATTACGTGGTTTTGTACTACCTACGAAATATTGATAGC GATGCTGGTACTGAAAAGAGCGTCTACCCCTTGCTGGAACCACAACAATTACTCCAGGCTGCACAGGTCAAATTTGACGATCTAACGAAGGATCTCAGGAAGCTGAAAAAAGATTTGACAG CTTGCGAGCAAGATGTACGGAAGGTGTGTGCTGACTCGGCAGAACAACACCTCCAGCCATTCAAACACAATATGGAAGGATTTGTCTCCACTG CTAAAAAAGAGCATTCTGTGGAAGAGGACTGCTTCAATGGTGCACAGAAAAG TTTCCAGGAAATGGTGAAATACTTTGAGGTGAAACCAAAGTCGGGCGATAAAGAAGTAACCCCAAGTCACGTCTTCATGCTCTGGTACGAGTTCTGCAATGACTTCAAGAACGCTTGGGTACGCCAAAGCAAGAACATCTCCAAGGAGAG GTTGAAGGAAGCTCAAGAAAAAATCCAGAAGATCACAGATGAGAAGCGAGTAGAAACCAAGAAGATCAACGGCAACAGTCTG AAAGAGAGGCTGCGGCAAAAGGAGTCAAGTGTGTCATCCACTTGA
- the LOC133168884 gene encoding gremlin-1-like, protein MAKSTHIICSVLFLLGMLSSPAESKRNRGSQGAIPPPDKNSPNESERHPRPPPQPGSGSRQRHGSSSPADEVLESSQEALHVTERQYLKRDWCKTQPLKQTIHEEGCVSRTIINRFCYGQCNSFYIPRHIRREEGAFQSCSFCKPKRFTTMTFTLNCPDLQPPTKKKRIQRVKQCRCISIDLD, encoded by the coding sequence ATGGCCAAGTCGACGCACATCATCTGCAGCGTGCTGTTCCTCCTCGGCATGCTGTCCTCTCCGGCAGAGTCCAAAAGAAACCGAGGCTCCCAAGGCGCCATTCCTCCTCCCGACAAAAACAGCCCGAACGAGTCGGAGCGGCACCCTCGTCCTCCCCCGCAGCCAGGCTCCGGGTCCCGCCAACGGCACGGCTCGTCCTCCCCGGCCGATGAGGTTCTGGAGTCCAGCCAGGAGGCTTTACACGTGACCGAGCGGCAGTATTTGAAACGGGACTGGTGCAAGACCCAGCCCCTCAAGCAGACCATCCACGAGGAAGGCTGCGTCAGCCGCACCATCATCAACCGCTTCTGCTACGGACAGTGCAACTCCTTCTACATCCCCAGACACATCCGCAGGGAGGAGGGCGCCTTCCAATCGTGCTCTTTCTGCAAACCCAAACGCTTCACCACCATGACTTTTACTTTGAATTGTCCGGACCTTCAGCCACCAACCAAGAAGAAACGCATCCAGCGCGTTAAACAGTGCCGCTGTATCTCCATTGACCTGGACTAG